The proteins below come from a single Pleuronectes platessa chromosome 1, fPlePla1.1, whole genome shotgun sequence genomic window:
- the adamtsl5 gene encoding ADAMTS-like protein 5 isoform X2: MRKLTRLQAVTFVLLLVVRLSSPQSWSWLSAGGPSGEASSGGSTRARRQLSSEWAAWSGWSACSRSCGGGASVRTRTCITRNPVGGPCAGEPRQYKICNTKECASGSEDFREMQCAAFNDRPLVSGNTFRWTTFHGGSDPCELSCLALGHKFYYNFGRVLDGTSCSSEPGELCVNGRCLKPGCDSILGSKQQEDACMVCGGQNTTCLHHKSVYQSQGLEAGGPFGYNEVAMIPAGATHIRVTDDSRNYLALQNGRSQFVINGNWKISVPGEYTVAGTKLLYRRSADTWESFEVPGPTQEDLHLMVLATDRNSGIEYEYWLPSDQYALYHGRRSPLHQPHHTASYWDQPTSPRPPPVTTKPHWFFKPEKTPRQSGPPTRRQQLHQRPHLAVLPRLEREENHRNLLPQASAGRHCGKCPRVKGRRERQRQYCQKDFVFRARVLGKLYRGEETRYDVQILHTYRNRFRLEHREFLWVPNVCDCPHLEDGRQYILMVRRHINHEQTLNRILLEDSSYVVAYRPREDELLRPLERLCSNRGAKHPAELRG, translated from the exons ATGAG GAAACTGACTCGACTTCAGGCCGTGACCTTTGTCCTGCTGCTGGTCGTCCGTCTCTCGTCCCCACAGAGC TGGTCCTGGCTGTCTGCGGGGGGGCCGTCCGGCGAGGCCTCGTCGGGGGGGTCAACACGAGCTCGACGGCAGCTGAGCAGCGAGTGGGCGGCGTGGAGCGGCTGGTCGGCCTGCTCCCGCAGCTGTGGGGGCGGAGCCTCTGTGAGGACACGCACCTGCATCACCAG GAACCCAGTAGGTGGACCATGTGCAGGAGAACCCAGACAATACAAGATCTGCAACACGAAG gagtgtgcttctggctcggaggatttcagAGAGATGCAGTGCGCTGCCTTCAACGATCGACCCTTAGTGTCTGGAAACACCTTCAGGTGGACGACGTTTCACGGAG GCTCTGACCCCTGTGAACTGAGCTGCTTGGCCCTGGGTCACAAGTTCTACTACAACTTCGGACGGGTTCTGGATGGGACGTCCTGCAGCTCGGAGCCTGGAGAGCTGTGTGTGAACGGACGCTGCCTG aaaCCTGGATGTGACTCCATCTTAGGCTCCAAGCAGCAGGAGGACGCCTGCATGGTGTGTGGAGGACAAAACACCACCTGCCTGCACCACAAGAGTGTGTATCAGAGCCAAGGTCTGGAGGCAG GCGGACCCTTCGGATACAACGAGGTGGCCATGATACCGGCTGGAGCCACTCACATCCGAGTCACTGATGACAGCAGGAACTATCTGG CCCTTCAGAATGGTCGCTCCCAATTTGTTATCAATGGTAACTGGAAGATCAGTGTTCCAGGTGAGTACACTGTAGCTGGGACCAAGCTGCTGTACCGACGCTCTGCAGACACCTGGGAGAGCTTCGAGGTGCCAGGACCGACCCAGGAAGACCTTCATCTGATG GTGCTGGCAACAGACAGAAACTCAGGCATCGAGTACGAGTACTGGCTCCCATCAGACCAGTACGCCCTTTACCATGGGAGGAGGAGTCCACTGCATCAGCCTCACCACACTGCCAGCTACTGGGATCAACCCACCAGCCCCCGGCCTCCTCCAGTCACCACCAAACCACACTGGT TTTTCAAGCCGGAGAAAACGCCACGCCAGTCAGGCCCCCCAACCCGCCgccagcagctccaccagcgCCCCCACCTGGCCGTCCTGCCGCGCCTGGAGCGGGAGGAGAACCACAGGAACCTCCTGCCTCAGGCCTCCGCTGGAA GACATTGTGGGAAATGTCCTCGTGTTAAAGGTCGAAGGGAACGACAGAGACAGTATTGTCAGAAGGACTTTG TTTTCCGGGCCAGAGTCCTGGGGAAGTTGTACCGAGGCGAGGAAACGCGTTACGACGTCCAAATCCTCCACACCTACCGGAACCGCTTCCGTCTGGAGCACCGGGAATTCCTCTGGGTCCCCAACGTGTGTGACTGTCCACACCTGGAGGACGGAAGACAGTACATACTCATGGTGCGTCGTCACATTAACCACGAGCAGACGTTAAACCGCATCCTGCTGGAGGACAGCAGCTACGTGGTGGCGTACAGACCCAGAGAGGACGAGCTGCTGCGACCGCTCGAGAGACTCTGCAGCAACAGAGGAGCCAAGCACCCGGCGGAGCTGAGGGGTTGA
- the adamtsl5 gene encoding ADAMTS-like protein 5 isoform X1 gives MLSLSKKLTRLQAVTFVLLLVVRLSSPQSWSWLSAGGPSGEASSGGSTRARRQLSSEWAAWSGWSACSRSCGGGASVRTRTCITRNPVGGPCAGEPRQYKICNTKECASGSEDFREMQCAAFNDRPLVSGNTFRWTTFHGGSDPCELSCLALGHKFYYNFGRVLDGTSCSSEPGELCVNGRCLKPGCDSILGSKQQEDACMVCGGQNTTCLHHKSVYQSQGLEAGGPFGYNEVAMIPAGATHIRVTDDSRNYLALQNGRSQFVINGNWKISVPGEYTVAGTKLLYRRSADTWESFEVPGPTQEDLHLMVLATDRNSGIEYEYWLPSDQYALYHGRRSPLHQPHHTASYWDQPTSPRPPPVTTKPHWFFKPEKTPRQSGPPTRRQQLHQRPHLAVLPRLEREENHRNLLPQASAGRHCGKCPRVKGRRERQRQYCQKDFVFRARVLGKLYRGEETRYDVQILHTYRNRFRLEHREFLWVPNVCDCPHLEDGRQYILMVRRHINHEQTLNRILLEDSSYVVAYRPREDELLRPLERLCSNRGAKHPAELRG, from the exons ATGTTGTCACTGAgcaa GAAACTGACTCGACTTCAGGCCGTGACCTTTGTCCTGCTGCTGGTCGTCCGTCTCTCGTCCCCACAGAGC TGGTCCTGGCTGTCTGCGGGGGGGCCGTCCGGCGAGGCCTCGTCGGGGGGGTCAACACGAGCTCGACGGCAGCTGAGCAGCGAGTGGGCGGCGTGGAGCGGCTGGTCGGCCTGCTCCCGCAGCTGTGGGGGCGGAGCCTCTGTGAGGACACGCACCTGCATCACCAG GAACCCAGTAGGTGGACCATGTGCAGGAGAACCCAGACAATACAAGATCTGCAACACGAAG gagtgtgcttctggctcggaggatttcagAGAGATGCAGTGCGCTGCCTTCAACGATCGACCCTTAGTGTCTGGAAACACCTTCAGGTGGACGACGTTTCACGGAG GCTCTGACCCCTGTGAACTGAGCTGCTTGGCCCTGGGTCACAAGTTCTACTACAACTTCGGACGGGTTCTGGATGGGACGTCCTGCAGCTCGGAGCCTGGAGAGCTGTGTGTGAACGGACGCTGCCTG aaaCCTGGATGTGACTCCATCTTAGGCTCCAAGCAGCAGGAGGACGCCTGCATGGTGTGTGGAGGACAAAACACCACCTGCCTGCACCACAAGAGTGTGTATCAGAGCCAAGGTCTGGAGGCAG GCGGACCCTTCGGATACAACGAGGTGGCCATGATACCGGCTGGAGCCACTCACATCCGAGTCACTGATGACAGCAGGAACTATCTGG CCCTTCAGAATGGTCGCTCCCAATTTGTTATCAATGGTAACTGGAAGATCAGTGTTCCAGGTGAGTACACTGTAGCTGGGACCAAGCTGCTGTACCGACGCTCTGCAGACACCTGGGAGAGCTTCGAGGTGCCAGGACCGACCCAGGAAGACCTTCATCTGATG GTGCTGGCAACAGACAGAAACTCAGGCATCGAGTACGAGTACTGGCTCCCATCAGACCAGTACGCCCTTTACCATGGGAGGAGGAGTCCACTGCATCAGCCTCACCACACTGCCAGCTACTGGGATCAACCCACCAGCCCCCGGCCTCCTCCAGTCACCACCAAACCACACTGGT TTTTCAAGCCGGAGAAAACGCCACGCCAGTCAGGCCCCCCAACCCGCCgccagcagctccaccagcgCCCCCACCTGGCCGTCCTGCCGCGCCTGGAGCGGGAGGAGAACCACAGGAACCTCCTGCCTCAGGCCTCCGCTGGAA GACATTGTGGGAAATGTCCTCGTGTTAAAGGTCGAAGGGAACGACAGAGACAGTATTGTCAGAAGGACTTTG TTTTCCGGGCCAGAGTCCTGGGGAAGTTGTACCGAGGCGAGGAAACGCGTTACGACGTCCAAATCCTCCACACCTACCGGAACCGCTTCCGTCTGGAGCACCGGGAATTCCTCTGGGTCCCCAACGTGTGTGACTGTCCACACCTGGAGGACGGAAGACAGTACATACTCATGGTGCGTCGTCACATTAACCACGAGCAGACGTTAAACCGCATCCTGCTGGAGGACAGCAGCTACGTGGTGGCGTACAGACCCAGAGAGGACGAGCTGCTGCGACCGCTCGAGAGACTCTGCAGCAACAGAGGAGCCAAGCACCCGGCGGAGCTGAGGGGTTGA